In a genomic window of Procambarus clarkii isolate CNS0578487 chromosome 10, FALCON_Pclarkii_2.0, whole genome shotgun sequence:
- the LOC123753811 gene encoding uncharacterized protein, which produces MSFSTPPAPHHPPHTTRPRTTRPTPPALAPPAPHHPPHTTRPTPPAPHHPPSHHPPHTTRPTPPAPHHPPHTTRPTPPALAPPAPHHPPHTTRPTPPAPHHPPHTTRPRTTRPTPPAPHHPPHTTRPRTTRPTPPAPHHPPSHHPPSHHPPHTTRPTPPAPHHPPSHHPPHTTRPTPPALAPPALAPPAPHHPPHTTRPRTTRPTPPAPHHPPHTTRPRTTRPTPPAPHHPPHTTRPRTTRPTPPAPHHPPHTTRPRTTRPTPPAPHHPPSHHPPHTTRPTPPAPHHPPSHHPPHTTRPTPPALAPPAPHHPPHTTRPTPPALAPPAPHHPPHTTRPTPPAPHHPPSHHPPHTTRPTPPAPHHPPSHHPPHTTRPTPPALAPPAPHHPPHTTRPTPPALAPPAPHHPPHTTRPRTTRPTPPAPHHPPHTTRPRTTRPTPPAPHHPPHTTRPTPPALAPPAPHHPPHTTRPRTTRPTPPAPHHPPSHHPPHTTRPTPPALAPPAPHHPPHTTRPRTTRPTPPAPHHPPSHHPPHTTRPTPPALAPPAPHHPPHTTRPTPPALAPPAPHHPPHTTRPRTTRPTPPAPHHPPHTTRPTPPALAPPAPHHPPHTTRPRTTRPTPPAPHHPPSHLIPHNATLWYP; this is translated from the coding sequence ATGTCCTTTTCCACACCACCCGCCCCACACCACCCGCCCCACACCACCCGCCCTCGCACCACCCGCCCCACACCACCCGCCCTCGCACCACCCGCCCCACACCACCCGCCCCACACCACCCGCCCCACACCACCCGCCCCACACCACCCGCCCTCGCACCACCCGCCCCACACCACCCGCCCCACACCACCCGCCCCACACCACCCGCCCCACACCACCCGCCCCACACCACCCGCCCTCGCACCACCCGCCCCACACCACCCGCCCCACACCACCCGCCCCACACCACCCGCCCCACACCACCCGCCCCACACCACCCGCCCTCGCACCACCCGCCCCACACCACCCGCCCCACACCACCCGCCCCACACCACCCGCCCTCGCACCACCCGCCCCACACCACCCGCCCCACACCACCCGCCCTCGCACCACCCGCCCTCGCACCACCCGCCCCACACCACCCGCCCCACACCACCCGCCCCACACCACCCGCCCTCGCACCACCCGCCCCACACCACCCGCCCCACACCACCCGCCCTCGCACCACCCGCCCTCGCACCACCCGCCCCACACCACCCGCCCCACACCACCCGCCCTCGCACCACCCGCCCCACACCACCCGCCCCACACCACCCGCCCCACACCACCCGCCCTCGCACCACCCGCCCCACACCACCCGCCCCACACCACCCGCCCCACACCACCCGCCCTCGCACCACCCGCCCCACACCACCCGCCCCACACCACCCGCCCCACACCACCCGCCCTCGCACCACCCGCCCCACACCACCCGCCCCACACCACCCGCCCTCGCACCACCCGCCCCACACCACCCGCCCCACACCACCCGCCCCACACCACCCGCCCTCGCACCACCCGCCCCACACCACCCGCCCCACACCACCCGCCCTCGCACCACCCGCCCCACACCACCCGCCCCACACCACCCGCCCCACACCACCCGCCCTCGCACCACCCGCCCCACACCACCCGCCCCACACCACCCGCCCCACACCACCCGCCCCACACCACCCGCCCTCGCACCACCCGCCCCACACCACCCGCCCCACACCACCCGCCCCACACCACCCGCCCTCGCACCACCCGCCCCACACCACCCGCCCCACACCACCCGCCCTCGCACCACCCGCCCCACACCACCCGCCCCACACCACCCGCCCCACACCACCCGCCCTCGCACCACCCGCCCCACACCACCCGCCCCACACCACCCGCCCTCGCACCACCCGCCCCACACCACCCGCCCCACACCACCCGCCCCACACCACCCGCCCTCGCACCACCCGCCCCACACCACCCGCCCCACACCACCCGCCCCACACCACCCGCCCCACACCACCCGCCCTCGCACCACCCGCCCCACACCACCCGCCCCACACCACCCGCCCTCGCACCACCCGCCCCACACCACCCGCCCCACACCACCCGCCCTCGCACCACCCGCCCCACACCACCCGCCCCACACCACCCGCCCTCGCACCACCCGCCCCACACCACCCGCCCCACACCACCCGCCCTCGCACCACCCGCCCCACACCACCCGCCCCACACCACCCGCCCTCGCACCACCCGCCCCACACCACCCGCCCCACACCACCCGCCCTCGCACCACCCGCCCCACACCACCCGCCCCACACCACCCGCCCCACACCACCCGCCCTAGCACCACCCGCCCCACACCACCCGCCCCACACCACCCGCCCTCGCACCACCCGCCCCACACCACCCGCCCCACACCACCCGCCCCACACCACCCGCCCCACACCACCCGCCCTCGCACCACCCGCCCCACACCACCCGCCCCACACCACCCGCCCTCGCACCACCCGCCCCACACCACCCGCCCCACACCACCCGCCCTCGCACCTGATACCTCATAATGCTACCTTATGGTACCCATAA